GCGGATCAGCTCAACTTCGCTCAGCAGCGTCATCTCCAGCGGCCAGGCGCTGGATGAGGTTTCACGTTGATGGCTGAAACGGGTGGCGATAGCGAAATCCAGGTTACCCGGATTGATATGCTGGAAATAGTTCAGGGTTTTGTCACCCAGACGCGCCATTAACTGCCCCTGCGCGTCGCCAACCATTTCACTCAGCAACCAGGCTTTGCCCGCCTGCGATTGACCAAACAACGCCAGCGTTACCGGGCGTGCTAACTGACGTGCCAGCGCGTGGCTCTCCACACGGGCGCGTCGCAGTTGCAGGCTCAGGGTGTCGCCTTCCATGCTCAGACGCGTGGAATGTCCCTGCTGGTTTTCTACCCAGTTCAGTGCGCCATCGAGGGTTTCTTGCAACAGGCCGAGGCGTTTAGCCAGCGTGGCCTGTGGCTGTTTTTTTGCGGTTCTCATTTTTTGCAGACGCTCCCGCTGTCAATCCAGTATTGCGCATTCGCATTGCCCGTGGCGGAAAGCGTGTTCAGTTTCAGGCTCAGTTGTTCCAGTGGCACGCGGCTGCCGTCATCGAGACGGGCATCGCTCAGCACCAGACGCTCTGGTCCGGTGTTATCCGGTCCGGGTTGCACCGCCAGCTTAATCCGCAGCACGCTTTCCCCGGCGACTTTACGCGCCAGTTGAGGGTCGGTGATGCTCAGGCTGTAGAGCGGCGATGCGGGCCAGCGATCATTCTCCAACTGGCGGAAGCCAAGGCAGACGTTGCCGCGAATGCGGAAGCTGCTTTTGCGATCCAGGACGAAGCTGCTGCTGTCGAGATCGATCTCGCTATAGCACAGGTTGTCATCGCTCAACGCCTGGGTTTCATCCAGCACGCCGAGGTAACGAATGGTGGAGTAAGGTTCAAAATCACCGGCGCGGAACCAGAAACTGCTCAGACGCAGATCCAGCGCCAGCAGACACAGCATGGCACCCACGGCGGCGGTCGATTTCGGGTTGTCGATGCGTCCCTGTTTGTTGAACGGATACCAGTCGCTGGTGTGATAACCCTCCAGCGAAAGAATACGGCTGCCCGGCAGCGGTTGCAGGTGGCGTACCAGCGCCTGGATGCCCGGGAAGCGTGATGGGCGACCGGTCAGCAGCAGCACGTCGCACTGGTAGAGCGACACCACTTCGCACATGGCTCGCAACGCCGGGATGATGGCCATACGATGTTGCAGGAATTCGCCATGCAGCTGCGCCAGGCTGACCACCAGCGGCACCTCCAGCAGGTCGAAACGGCTGTCGCCACCGAGGGTGCGCTGGATTTCGCCGTTAATAAAGGCCAGTACCGCGTTGCTGGGCTTTTGTGGCACCAGTTCGCCAAACAGCGCGTTGATTTCGCTGTGGCTATCGAGCGGGTTCCAGTTTTCATAACGTTCCAGCACCGCCTGGGCCAGCGGGATAAACAACTGCAACGTCACCTGCTGACGCAGGGTGGCTTGTCCGTCCATACGGCTGTCGTGGCCGAACAATTTGTTCATCAGCGGTTCGGGCAGGGTCAGACCGGCTTTCTGCAAACTTTGTTGCAACGCTGGCAGAATCCACAGCTGAATCACATCCAGCAGAATGTCATCCCCGGCGACCTTAAAGCCTTCGCGGAACAGCAGGCGCGGGGTGATTTTGACGTTATTTCCCTGCCCGTCGTCGAGGCGATATTGGGTGATGGCGAGGTCGGTGGTGCCGCCGCCAATATCGATTGAGGCGATACGCAGGCTTTTACCCGGCAGTTCATCGGCTTCACGTGGGCGGTCTGGCCGCGCCATGCTGGTGAAGAAATCTTCGGCACGACCGGCAAAGTTGACCTGCGTTTCGTTAAACAGCCACACCATCTGGCCGCAGGTAGCTTCGTCCCACTCCATCTGTACATCCGGCACCGGACGCAGGCTGTTCGCCTGGCTAGCCGCGGTAAAGTCTTCTTCTGCCGGATGCCAGCCTTCCGCTTTCCACACCAGCGCAATGGCTTCCTGCATACGACGACGGAAAATTTCGCGCTCCGGTTTTGGCATCGCCGAGGGGAGCGTAAGGATGACATGGCGTAGCTGGCGCGGAGCCTGGCTTTGCGGCATCCGCTGGCGCTGGGCCACGCTGTTCATCTGCATCATCGCCTGGGCCAGCAGTTCGCACAGCATAAAGGTCATCAATGAGCTGCGGCTGTAGCTGGCCGAAAACACCGGCAGGCGTTCGTCGGCCGCCAGCGCATGCAGCGGCTGACCTTCATCGTTCAGCAGCAGGGTAAACGGCAGCGCAGTTGCCTGTGCTTCATCGCCGCTGCCGTTAGCATTGAAACGCCAGCCGGGCTGATAGCGGGCTTCGTCCCACAAATAACGCCTTGGGCTGGAGAGGCCGGTGCTGCCTTCAGTACCGGCGCGCAGCAGCGCCAGACGGCTGGCCTCGCGGCCAACACGCGTCAGCGACGGCCACATAAAGGCGTTTTCGCGGCCACTTTCCAATGAGAAATTGGCTTTGCCGAAGCGTGGCTCGGCAAACTCCAGACGGCTGTCGAACAATTCGTTATACACCTGATGCGGTTCAGACAGGTCGCGCAGTTGCAACTCGTAAGTCTGACGCAGACCGTTGCTCTCCTCGGCGTGATCTTCCACCAGGATACCGCAGGTGTGCGAGTTACCGACATCGAGAATGATATCGACATTGACGGCCGGGGATTGCAGCGAAGCAGCCTGAATGGCGATCTCCGCCAGATCGAGTTGCTCGCCCAGCAGTTCCAGCAAATTAAGGTAATGCGCCTGATACTCAAATTCGCGCAGCGCCTGCACCAGTTCCTGCTCACGGCGCGATTCCAGGGCGGTTACCTGCTGACTAAAGGTTTCACGCAGCCAGCCATCCACCCAGGTGAGGTCAAGAAACTCGCCGAGTTCATAGTTATGCCAGGCGAGGGCAAAGCTGACGCCGTTTTGCGCATCCGCCTGGCTCAGGCCCAGCTGCTCACCACCGTCGCTTTCCGCGACCAGACGGGTATCAAAGGCGAGGGTGATGCGATGGGTATTCCCTGCCGCATCCGGCTGAGACAGCGGAGCCAGACGCAGGCGCGCCCAGTTTTCCGGCCCGCCAATAAAGCGGCGACCGCTGGTGCAGCGCAGCACCGGTAGCGGTAACCACTGATTGGCTAACAAGGTCAGGGAGTCAGCCAGCGCAATATCCGATTCCGGGCGCACCACTTCCGGCGCGCCGCCGTCTTCAGGATAAAGCAGAAATTTTCCGCTGTTGCCGTCGACGTTCAGGCGCAGCAGCGGGCCGTTCGCCGTCTGGCGTACAAACTGACGGCGTGCCTGTAACGCTGGCAGACGCAGACCAAAGTCGAGAAACTGGACACCGCTATCTTCAATCAGCGTGATTTTTTGTTTGTCATCGATGAGGGGCGCTAACATGGTTACTTACTCTCACGCTTAATCGTCAACGGGAAAACCTGGTCCGCGCCATATTGCGCTTCACAGCTGGCGATACCATCGCCTTGTTTACACACCAGTTCCGGCATGCGGTAGCGTGATTTGTCGCTACAGCTGGCGGTGTAGCGGCTGCGTACCACCATGGTGCCGACGCTGGTCATGGCAGCGGTAACATCAGCCTTACAGCGAATGCCATCGCCCTGGGTAATCAGTGCCGTGCCTTTGCCGTTGCGGATCTGATAACGCAGGCTCGGCGGTTTGCCGGTGGGCAGATTGGTCTGGCGCAGGGTGACGCGCCAGCGACCATCGAGGAATCGAACCGACCCCACACGCACATCTTCGGCGGTGATCACCAGGTCATCCGCTCTGGCGGGTGCGGTGGGCAGCGGAGCCGCCACCTCTACCACGGCGGGCGCAGCGGGTGCCGCAGGCGGTGGCGGTGGTGCGACCACGGTGGCGCTGGCCTGTGGCAGGGTGGTTGCCAGTTTTTCGGCTTGCACCAACACCGGCGGTGGCGCGATTGGCTGGCTCGCTACCGGGGCGGGTGCCGCAGCAGCGACCACCGCAGTGGCAGCCGGTTGCGTGCTGTGCAACCACCAGGCGGTGCCCGCGGCAGCAGCCAGCGCCACCGGCAGCAGCAGTAACCACGGGCGCAGCGTTCGGGTCCTGGCGGGTGAAGGGACCGTCGCGATCACCGGCTCAGGTTCGCTCATGTCCGGCTCAGGCTCAGCGATCGCTTCAACCGCTGCCGGCTCCGGCTCCGGCTCGGCCATGATGATCGGGGTTTCCACCACCGGCGGCGGTTCAGGTAACAGCGATGGCAATTCGTCGTCGAGGCTGTCGCGCAGACAGGCCAGCGCGTCATCGCGCGAGCGGGCCTGGGGATCGACAAAGCCCCAGAAGGTAATCACCGGTTTGCCGTCCACCAGATAGACATATTGCTGATCGGGGAATTGCAGGGTTTTGCTGAGCAGCGCGCCAAACAAGCGCATCGCCGGGTTTTCTGCCTCACGTGCACGCAGGCTCAGTGCCTGCAAATCCTGTTGATTGAGGGTGAGTTGTTCCAGTGCCTGACGTCGTTCGTGATCGCTGGCTGCCAGCCATGAGCGAACTTTGCCACTGAAGGGCGCGTACCAGTCGAGGCGGTCACCGCGTTCATTGGGTTGCGGAATGGCGAGGCAGTTCGCCAGCGTAGTTTGGCGGCGTAGCCGCAAGGTTTCGCGAATTTGCAGAGCAGAAGCCCAGACGGGCTGGCCGTTCTCACCCAGTGCCAGAACCGCGTCAAGATTGCCGCTGCGCAGAAAAGTTTTTGCCACTCGTTGGCCCTTATCGGTGAATGTCTCAGGCAGAAAAAATCGATTTTGGTGATCTTAAGCCAAATAAGGGCAAATCAAACGGCGGAAATAAGGGGGAAAACAGGGCGGTTTTCCCCGGCTGGACGATGGGTTGGCGAAAATTTAAGCGCGGGAGCGTGGCATCAGTACCAGATGCGTGAGCATTCCACCGCACAGGCCCCAGAAAGCCGAGCCGATCCCCAGCAGCGACACGCCGCTGGCGGTGATCAGAAACGCCACCACCGCGCTATCGCGCAGTTGCGGTTCCGCCAGCGCGCGATGCAGGCTGCCGGAGAGGGTCGCCAGCAGCGCCAGACCGGCCAGCGTGGCAATCAACACCTGCGGCAGTGCGCTGAACAGTACCGCAATCAGTGCACCAGTCAGCCCGGTGAGCAGATAGAAGAACCCCGCCAGCGCCGAGGCCATCCAGCGTCTTTGCGGATCGGCATCGACCTCTTCACCCATGCAGATGGCGGCGGTGATGGCGGCGATACACACGGAAAAGCCGCCAAACGGCGACAACACCAGGGCCAGCAGTCCGGTCCAGCTGGTCAGGGCCGAGATGGGCGGCTGATAACCATGCGCCTGTAAGGTGGCGATGCCGGGCGCATTTTGCGACGCCATCGTAACCAGAAAGTAGGGCAAACCGACGCCAATCAACGCCGTCAGGGTAAAGTGCGGCGTTATCCATTGCGGCACGCTGAGGCTGATCGTGTGCGATGGGAAGTGAATGCTGTGTTGTCCGATCGCCACCAACACGCCGGTGACCAGTGCGAGGATAATCGCGTAACGCGGTAACCAACGGCGACTCAGAAGCCATACCAGACACATGCTGCCGCACAGCGCAAAATTGCCCTGCAAACCGGTAAAGGTATTCAGGCCGAAACGCAGCAGAATCCCCGCCAGCATGGCGGCGGCCAGCGATTGCGGAATATGGTTCATCAGGCGCGCAAACAGCCCGGTGACGCCGCTCAGCACAATCAGGGCGTTGGTAAAGACAAACACACCAATCACTTCATTAATGGTCAGACCGTGCAAGCTGGTGGCCAGCAGCGCCGCGCCGGGTGTCGACCAGGCGGCGAGGATCGGCATCCGCGTCCAGAGTGATAACCCGAGCGAGGCGACGCCCATGCCGATACCCAACATTGAGAGCCAGCCGCCAATCTGCGCCGGAGAGGCACCTGCGGCCTGAGCGGCCTGGAAAATAATTGCCGCTGAACTGCTGTAACCGACCAGCACGGCAATAAAACCTGAGATTAAGATCGGCAGCGAAAACCCACTGCGCGGGGTGACAATGATCATAGGGACATCCGGGTGTGCGTTATAGCGCACATTGTTGCATGGGACGCTATAGCGCACAAGTGGTACACTGCGCGCGAGCTTGTCTGGAGATCCTATGGAAAATCTGCATCAACATCTGAGTCTGGCGCTGAAACAACTGCGGCAGGCCAATGGCTGGAGTCTGACGCTGGCGGCAGAACGCACCGGCGTCAGTAAAGCGATGCTGGGTCAAATCGAACGCGGTGAATCCAGCCCGACCGTGGCGACCTTGTGGAAAATTGCCACCGGCTTCAACGTGCCGTTTTCGTTCTTTATTCAGGGCAGCGAACTGCCGCCCGGCGCAGCCGCGACCTTTAGCCAAACCAATGCCCAAATGCAGGCAAAATCGCTGTTGCCTTACGATGCGCAGTTACGTTTTGACCTGCTGGAAGTGACGCTGGCACCCGGCGCGCAGAGCGATTCTTCGCCGCACGAACACGGGGTGATTGAGCAAGTGGTGGTGCTGGAGGGCGAGTTGTTACTCGGCGTTGAGGGCACCTGGCGACGCCTGCAACCCGGACAAGCCAGCCAATTTGCGGGTGATCAACCCCACAGCTACCGCAATCCGCTCAGCACGCCGCTGCGTTTTCATAGTCTGATTCATTACCCGCATCGGCCATAGGCTTACAAATTGATACGAAGGTAAACTACACAGTTTGCCTTCGTATTTATATACTCGCGTTTCACTGTAAGGGAGAAGTCGCCATGAGCGATCTGAACAGCGCGGCAGCGGCGCTGCGTAGCGTCAACGGCAAACTGGGACGGCGTCTACGCGAATCGGCCCCGCCGGGTGATCTCACCTGGTCGCAAGTTTCGGTACTCGGCTATCTGGTGCGCGATGGTGCCATGACGGTCACTGAACTGGCAGCAGCAGAAGGGGTGCGCACGCAATCAATGGGCGCCACCGTTGCCAGTCTGGTCAGTGCCGGGATGGTGCTGGGCGAAGCGGACCCGCATGATGGACGCAAAACACGCTACTATCCTACGGAAGCCTGCCGCGCGCTGGTAGCGGCCAATCGCGCCCAGCGCGATGACTGGCTGGTGCGCAGCATGGCGACGTTTAGCCCGCAGGAACAGCACACGTTGCTGGCCGCCATTCCCTTACTGCAACGACTTGCCGACCAATAATCCTGAGAGGACTCGAGATGGCTGTAACAACTTTAGACGCAAAAACCGCCCTGATTGTGATTGACCTGCAACACGGGATTGTGGCGCTGCCTGTGGTGCATGATCCGAAAGTGGTGATTGAGCGTTGCAAACGTCTTACCGATGCCTTCCGCGCGCACGATTTGCCGGTGGTGCTGGTGAATGTCGCGGGGGGTGCACCGGGCCGTAACGAGCAGGCGCGTCACGGCGGTGAACTGCCGGCTGACTGGGCGGTGCTGGTGCCGGAAATGACGCCACAGCCGGGCGACCTCAGTGTGACCAAGAAAACCTGGGGTGCTTTCCACAACACCGGTTTGCACGAACAGCTGCAACAGCGCGGTGTCACTCAGGTGGTGGTGTGCGGTATCGCCACCAGCATCGGTGTGGAATCCACTGCGCGTCAGGCTTATGAACTCGGTTACAACGTCACGCTGGCGACCGATGCCATGACTTGCCTGAATGCGGATACCCATCAGAATAGCGTTGAGCGTATTTTCCCGCGCCTGGGTGAAACCGGTTCGACGGCGGATGTGCTGGCGCTGCTGGGCTAAACAACATCGCGCGATGAATCGCGCCGCTACGCTTTCCTGCACCAGGTCGTAGCGGCGCGATTTATCGCGCAAAATTACTGATTACTGGAACGCGTAGCTTACGGTCAGACCGACGCTGTAGTTACGGCCCGGTGCTGGTTCGTAATAACGGCCATTGCTCTCGTTAACGATCACGGAACCGATGTAGTTGCGGTCGAACAGGTTATCGACGCGGCCAAACAGATCCAGCGTCCAGTTCTCTCTCACCAACCACTTATAGCCGCTGTTCAGGCCCACCACGGTATAGGCCGGGGCTTTCACATCGTTTTCATCGTCGGCGGCGATGTCGCTCATATAACGCACATCGGCACCGGCATACCAGCCTTGTTCCGGCGCATAAGACAGCCCGGCATAGGCCATGCTGCGTGCGATGCCCGGAATGCGGTTGCCGTCGCAGCTTTCCGTGCCACAGGCGTTGCTGCGGTAGCGCGCATCCAGCAAGGTCCAGGCGGCTTTCAGACGCCAGTCCTCACCGAATTGCTGATCGAGACCCAGTTCGAGGCCGCGACGGCGGGTTTGCCCGGCATTTTTGTAGCTGGTCCGTCCGTTGCTGCTACTGTCCGCGACGATTTCATTATCCGTATCGGTCTGGAAAATGGCCGCAGTCAGCAGGCCATAGCCAATGCGTTTTTTGGTGCCCAGTTCGACGGTGTCGCTGGTAGCCGGTTTCAGACCCAGATTGAGGCCTGACTGCCCATCAGAACGGTAGGACAGCTCATTGATGGTGGGGGTTTCAAAGCCACGACCCGCAGAAACATAGGCGTTCCAGCTATCATCAATCGCGTATTTTAACGATGCGGCAGGCAGCCAGCGGTGGTAGCGTGCATTGCCGCTGTCGTCGCCGTTACCGGAGGTGATGTAAAAATCGTTGGAGTCGAAATTGACGGTGCTGAAACGCACACCTGCATCCAGTGACCATTTATCGGTGAGCTGCCACGCCGTCTGCACGTAGGGATCGAGGTTCCACATCAGATTGCGTTCATTACGCCGCATATCCCCCATCACGCCGTAATCGGTGACGCCGTTATTGGTGGTGAAGTTTTCGTAACCTTTGCGGCGTTCGGTCATGGTTTCATAATCCAGACCGCCGGTCAGCGTCACCGGAATGGTGAACAGGGTATCGCGATGTGTCCAACGGGTATCGATGCCCTGATAATGACGCGTCAGAGAGATGACGCCACCCGGGTGGGCCGGACTGGTCTGCGAGCTGGCTGGAATCGACTGGTACTGGGTAGTTTCGCGCACCCCGGCATACATCATGACGCTCAGGTCGTCGTTTTCACTCATCTGGCGCTGATAATGCAGGCCACCCTGGGTCTGATCGACCGTTTTACGCGCGTTGTACAGGCTGACGTTACTGACGACCTGGCGCGGATTCTGTTCCCACTGCGCCTGAGTCAAACCGCCGGGATCTTGCGCATCGACATGCACACTGTTGAACAGCAGCGTCAGGGTGCTGACATCATCAATACGCACGCCCAGCTTGGCGTTGCCGAGGTTCTTCTCTGCCGAGCTGTGATCGCGATAGCCGTGGGTGGTAAAGCGTGACGCAGAAATGGTGTAGTTGACGTCACCGGCATGGGTGCCATCGCCGGTCGCCCCGCTGGCTTTCACGCTGTTACGCCAGCTGCCATAGCTGCCAAACCAGGTGCTGGCTTCCAGCGTAGTCGGCTGCTGACCGGTTTGGGTATCCACATTGATCACCCCACCGGAGGAGTTACCGTACAGCGCGGAGAAGGGACCGCGCAGCACTTCAACGTGGTCAATCGAGCCGATATCAACGTTGGAGGTCTGGCCCTGGCCGTCCGGCATGGTGGCGGGAATACCGTCAACGTACATGCGAATACCGCGCAGGCCGTAGGTCGAGCGCGAACCAAAACCGCGTACTGAAATTTGCAGGTCCTGGGCATAGTTCTGCCGGTTCTGAATTTGCATGCCCGGCACCCCCATCAGATTTTCTGACAGGTTTACGCGCGGAGCGGCATGACGCATATCTTCGCCGGACACGACGCTGACGGCTGCGGGGGTATCGAGTTCAGATAATCCGGAACTGTCGGGAGTGGCACTGACCACCATGGTGTTGCTGGCATCATCGGCGGCCAGCAGCGGCAGCGGAAACACCGCAGGCAGCGCCAGCCACAGCGCCTGGCGCAGTAAAGCAATTTTCATTATGAAAGACCGTAACAAATAAAAGGAAATGAACCGAATGGAACATAATGACGCATATGTTAATAGTTTTTACACGGTCTGGCATTACATTTTAAGCTATTGATTCTTTTTTTAACAAATAAATAGGCTATGGGCCGCGCTGGCCTGGCGTAAAAACCTTGCCGTCAGGGATAGGTGGTAAAGAGGTGCTCGTTCTGATTCGACGTCGCTTTATAAAATTTAATCTGCTCGCCATCAATACTGAGAAAAATAGCCTCATGCTCCTGCAAGGAATTGAACTTTCTTTTTTTGTCTTCAGCGATGCGAATGCGCAAATCTTTAATTCTGATTGAGCGGTATCCATCATTGCCGGGTGTTTCGGTCAGGGTGCCGCGATAAATCGTTGAAGGGTCGGATATTTCGTAGAAAGTAATGTCAGTGACCATTTCTTTCCCCTTTGAACACGGGCACATCCCCGTATCAGAAGTATATCCCGGTATTTTTTCTGAGATTCAAACTGAGGAAAACCTGATGCCATTTTAGGAGTGCTGACAAAACGGGCCGCCTGCCTGATAATCTGTCAGAACAGGCAGCCAGCAATATCACCACTTCATCTCACCGCTGTTCACCTTCGCGCTTAACGCCAGCGAACTCTCATCCGGCAGATTGGGCCAGGCAGCTTTCATGGTTTCAATTACCGCTGCCGAGCCTTTCTGCTGTGCCAGCGCGGCTTCAAACTTTTGCAGATAATCGAGCGTGAAAGTCACCGCCTGGTCGCCCTTTGGACGTGCGCCAATATAATGGCCTGGGATCACCACCTTGGGTTTCAACAGTTGCATTTCACGCAGTACGCTGCGCCACTGTTCGCGACTGGCGGGGGTTTGGGTATCTGCCGTCCAGACGTGAATACCGGCTGCTACCGCAGTCCCGCCGAGAATCGCCCGGTTGGCCGGAATCCAGACATAGGCGGATTTATCTCCGGCGTGGCGCATTTCGATACGCTCACCATCCACGCTAAAACCGGTCTGATAGGTTGTCTGAGGCACCACGAGCTGCGATGGCGCGCCGCCAGGCATTTTAGGCCCCCAGTATTGCAACTTGGCCTGTTTGGTGGCTTCGATATGTTCCACCACCAGCGGCGAAGCCACCACTTTCACCTGCGGGAAGGCTTTGACAATCGGCCCCAGGCCAAAATAGAAGTCAGGATCGCCCGAGGTAATCACAATTTGCGTTAACTTTTTGCCGCTCGCTTTAATCATTGCCACCAGGTTTTCGCCATCTTTCGGGCTGAACTGCGCATCAAACAATATCGCTTCGTGCGGGCCTGAGACCAGCGTCGAGGAGACCGGGAACAGTCCCTGTTCCTGCGGGTTATAGACCTCAAGGTGCAGCGGCGCAGCCAATACCGGACCGGCAGCCAGCAGCAAAACCCACGGTAATCTCTTCATTTTCATCACCTATTCCTTTCATCGGCAGCATGCCGTCACTAAAAGCCTCATTGTAGGGAAATCAGCGTCTGTTAGAATTCCCGTAATCAGAGATGGTCAGTTTCATAAAACGATCAGATGGAGCGAATATGGACCGAGTGACAGCGGCAACGGTGTTTAATCGCATCTGCGAATTGGGGAGTCTGAGCGCGGCGGCACGGGCGCTGGATATCTCGCGACCGATGGTTAGCCGCTATCTGGATGAAATGGAGAAGTGGGCCGGGGCACGCTTGCTGCACCGCTCATCACGCCGTCTCACCATTACTCCGGCAGGCGAGAAAATCCTCGAAAAGAGCCGTGCGCTGGCACGCCTGGCCGGGGAAATTGCTGACCAGGAGGCGCAAAGCGAAGTCCAGGGCATTCTGCGCGTGGCTTGCGCGCACTCCACCGCAACCCATATCCTTGGCCCGATGATCCCGGCATTTTTGGCCCGCTATCCGGCGCTGCGTATTGAGCTGGAGATCAACAACCAGCCTGTCAGCCTGGTGGGCGAACGCATTGACCTGGCGGTGCGCATCACCAACGATCCTGAAGCGGGCGCGATTGCGCGCCGACTGGGTGAATGTGTATCGGTAGTGTGCGCATCACCGGCTTATTTGCAGCAACACGGCACCCCGCACACGCCACCAGACCTGGTGCAGCATAACTGCCTGCACTACAGCCGTTTCGCCGGGCAACGCTGGGAGTTTCACGACCGTAAAGGCGAGGTGATCAGTACCACCATCAGCGGCAATTTCAGCGCCGGGATCTCCTCGGTACTGTGTGATGCCGCTATCGCCGGTTGTGGTGTGGCAATGGTGCCGGAGATGGAGGCGCGGGCGGCGCTGCACAGCGGACAATTGCACGCGGTGATGCCGGAATTCACGCCAAAAACGCTGGGTATCTATGGTCTGTACATGTCACGCGATCGCCAGCCTGCGGCTTTACGTCTGTTTCTGGCGGCGGTACAGCAGCGCCTGGCGGATGATGCGCCAGCGGCCACTGCCTTGTGTTAAAAAATAATTTTCACCGCACCTCTGGCCTGGCTGTGGGCAATAATTCCTGTCAGGCTAACGTGTTTATGCGAAATCAGAGAAGGGAGAGAAGATGAGTCAGCAACCTGTGGTAGCGGTGTTAGGACTGGGTGCAATGGGTCATGCCTTTGCGACCAACCTGCTGAAAAAAGGTTTTGTGGTGCGAGGCTGGAACCGCACCCGCGCGCGTGGCGAAGATTTAGTGTCTGCCGGGTTGATCCTGAGCGATAGCGCCCTCCAGGCGGTGGACGGTGCCGATGTGGTAATCGCCATGTTGTCCGATGGCGAGACGACGCGTCAGGTGGTGAAAGATGCACAGCAGGCATTGCAGCAGGGCGCGACCCTGTGCCAGATGGGCACCATCGGCGTCGAAGCGACCGATGCGCTGATCGCCGAACTGGCGAGCGCTCGCCCGGACGTGGTGTTTATTGACGCCCCGGTTTCTGGTACCAAAGCCCCGGCGGAAAATGCGCAGATTCTGGTGATGGCGAGCGGTGACCAAAGCAAAGCTGCCGCAGCGGAGCAGGTGTTTGCGGCAATCGGCAAAGGTACGCAATGGCTGGGTGAGGCCG
The DNA window shown above is from Pantoea sp. At-9b and carries:
- the pqqU gene encoding TonB-dependent receptor PqqU, whose translation is MKIALLRQALWLALPAVFPLPLLAADDASNTMVVSATPDSSGLSELDTPAAVSVVSGEDMRHAAPRVNLSENLMGVPGMQIQNRQNYAQDLQISVRGFGSRSTYGLRGIRMYVDGIPATMPDGQGQTSNVDIGSIDHVEVLRGPFSALYGNSSGGVINVDTQTGQQPTTLEASTWFGSYGSWRNSVKASGATGDGTHAGDVNYTISASRFTTHGYRDHSSAEKNLGNAKLGVRIDDVSTLTLLFNSVHVDAQDPGGLTQAQWEQNPRQVVSNVSLYNARKTVDQTQGGLHYQRQMSENDDLSVMMYAGVRETTQYQSIPASSQTSPAHPGGVISLTRHYQGIDTRWTHRDTLFTIPVTLTGGLDYETMTERRKGYENFTTNNGVTDYGVMGDMRRNERNLMWNLDPYVQTAWQLTDKWSLDAGVRFSTVNFDSNDFYITSGNGDDSGNARYHRWLPAASLKYAIDDSWNAYVSAGRGFETPTINELSYRSDGQSGLNLGLKPATSDTVELGTKKRIGYGLLTAAIFQTDTDNEIVADSSSNGRTSYKNAGQTRRRGLELGLDQQFGEDWRLKAAWTLLDARYRSNACGTESCDGNRIPGIARSMAYAGLSYAPEQGWYAGADVRYMSDIAADDENDVKAPAYTVVGLNSGYKWLVRENWTLDLFGRVDNLFDRNYIGSVIVNESNGRYYEPAPGRNYSVGLTVSYAFQ
- a CDS encoding Vmh family MBL fold metallo-hydrolase, producing the protein MKMKRLPWVLLLAAGPVLAAPLHLEVYNPQEQGLFPVSSTLVSGPHEAILFDAQFSPKDGENLVAMIKASGKKLTQIVITSGDPDFYFGLGPIVKAFPQVKVVASPLVVEHIEATKQAKLQYWGPKMPGGAPSQLVVPQTTYQTGFSVDGERIEMRHAGDKSAYVWIPANRAILGGTAVAAGIHVWTADTQTPASREQWRSVLREMQLLKPKVVIPGHYIGARPKGDQAVTFTLDYLQKFEAALAQQKGSAAVIETMKAAWPNLPDESSLALSAKVNSGEMKW
- a CDS encoding LysR family transcriptional regulator, which encodes MDRVTAATVFNRICELGSLSAAARALDISRPMVSRYLDEMEKWAGARLLHRSSRRLTITPAGEKILEKSRALARLAGEIADQEAQSEVQGILRVACAHSTATHILGPMIPAFLARYPALRIELEINNQPVSLVGERIDLAVRITNDPEAGAIARRLGECVSVVCASPAYLQQHGTPHTPPDLVQHNCLHYSRFAGQRWEFHDRKGEVISTTISGNFSAGISSVLCDAAIAGCGVAMVPEMEARAALHSGQLHAVMPEFTPKTLGIYGLYMSRDRQPAALRLFLAAVQQRLADDAPAATALC
- a CDS encoding NAD(P)-dependent oxidoreductase; translation: MSQQPVVAVLGLGAMGHAFATNLLKKGFVVRGWNRTRARGEDLVSAGLILSDSALQAVDGADVVIAMLSDGETTRQVVKDAQQALQQGATLCQMGTIGVEATDALIAELASARPDVVFIDAPVSGTKAPAENAQILVMASGDQSKAAAAEQVFAAIGKGTQWLGEAGASSRMKLVVNSWLIGLMQSLAESTRLAEQFGFTTDDLWKVLDGGPLAAPYAKMKLGMIASQDFTPQMHLIWALKDARLALDAAGEAKLPALENIVDVWQQAVDAGYGEQDLAAVYQFLKR